The Snodgrassella alvi wkB2 genome window below encodes:
- a CDS encoding DUF4177 domain-containing protein, with protein sequence MKEYKVVIYQEGALASMFLGAANADPVKFSNFLNRNAKEGWRVVTMEKDMRRLFLLWRREAYLLVMERDIG encoded by the coding sequence ATGAAAGAATATAAAGTTGTTATTTATCAGGAAGGTGCTCTGGCTTCTATGTTTCTGGGCGCGGCAAATGCAGATCCTGTAAAATTTTCCAACTTTCTAAATCGAAATGCTAAAGAAGGATGGCGTGTAGTAACAATGGAAAAAGATATGCGTCGTCTATTTTTATTGTGGAGAAGAGAAGCTTATTTATTAGTAATGGAGAGAGATATTGGTTAA